In a genomic window of Streptomyces katrae:
- a CDS encoding DUF3419 family protein — protein sequence MKSTLNRLIERTYFRGLVFNQSWEDPLLDREALRISADQDTVLSITSGGCNCLNLLCLRPRRLICVDPNPAQTYLLDLKLAGIRHLDHADFRFLLTSCGGTEAVDIYRRALRAKLPDDARNYWDSNTRILERGILAQGKLGFFLKWIRRYMRWQLGERRMRQFFEVDDIDDQRDFYYREIHPRLFRDSVLEILGSRWVLAFAGMHPSQYDLIQDRQGIGRYIRDRVEYVLTTVPIRDNYFIAQAFLGAYLDAENVPPYLLERNFDTLKQTADRVVNVTAWLTEHLDSLPESSVDKYSLLDIFDWMSRDSLHTTVRSVLRAGTPGGRFIYRSAVRSLPVPPELRSAVVSEDDLAHRLFAQDRSFTYSSFYIYRIDQQRVADQLHRT from the coding sequence ATGAAGAGCACGCTCAATCGACTGATAGAACGCACCTACTTCCGCGGATTGGTATTCAACCAGTCCTGGGAGGATCCGCTTCTCGATCGTGAGGCGCTCCGCATATCGGCGGACCAGGACACCGTGCTGTCCATCACCTCGGGTGGCTGCAACTGCCTGAACCTCCTCTGCCTGCGGCCCCGCCGGCTCATCTGCGTCGACCCCAATCCCGCTCAGACGTACCTGCTCGACCTCAAGCTGGCAGGCATCCGACACCTTGACCATGCCGACTTCCGCTTTCTCCTCACGTCCTGTGGCGGCACAGAGGCGGTGGACATCTACCGGCGAGCGCTGCGAGCCAAGTTGCCTGATGACGCACGAAATTACTGGGACAGTAACACTCGGATACTGGAACGCGGGATACTTGCCCAGGGCAAGCTGGGGTTCTTCTTGAAGTGGATTCGCCGCTATATGCGATGGCAACTCGGAGAGCGACGGATGCGCCAGTTCTTCGAGGTTGACGACATCGATGACCAGCGCGATTTCTACTACCGCGAGATCCACCCGCGATTGTTTCGCGATTCGGTACTCGAAATCCTCGGCTCCCGATGGGTGCTTGCCTTCGCCGGCATGCACCCCTCCCAGTACGACCTGATTCAAGACCGTCAAGGCATAGGGCGATACATACGCGATCGCGTGGAATATGTGCTGACCACCGTCCCGATACGTGACAACTATTTCATCGCCCAGGCATTTTTGGGCGCCTACCTGGACGCGGAGAACGTTCCTCCCTACCTCCTCGAACGGAACTTCGACACCCTGAAGCAAACGGCCGATCGCGTAGTCAACGTCACAGCCTGGCTCACCGAGCACCTCGATTCATTGCCCGAGTCGTCGGTCGACAAGTACAGCCTTCTGGACATATTCGACTGGATGAGCCGGGATTCTCTCCATACGACGGTGCGCAGCGTGCTCAGGGCCGGTACGCCAGGCGGCCGCTTCATCTACCGTTCCGCCGTACGCTCACTTCCTGTCCCTCCGGAGCTCCGAAGCGCGGTGGTCAGCGAGGACGATCTCGCCCACCGGCTCTTCGCGCAGGACCGGTCCTTTACGTACAGCAGCTTCTACATCTACCGAATTGACCAGCAGCGAGTCGCGGATCAATTGCACCGGACGTAA